The window GTCGGCAGGGGTTCCACGATAGCAGCCTCGTTCATCCGTGGCCGGACCAGCCGCCGCCGCCGTCGTATCGGACGCAAGCTGGGCATTCTGCTTCATGAGGAATGACCAGATCAGGTCATAGGTATCTTGAGCTGAAGCAGTGGGACCCACATGGGTCACATCATTGCTCGTCGCGCTCAGGATTCGCTTGTAATCGAATGCTGAACCGGATCCGAGCCCGCCCGTATCGGTCACCTTTAGCTCCAGGAAGAATGTGCCGTACAGGAACGGGTCGATGTCGAAATGAGCGTACCTGTCGAACGCCTCTTCAGGCCGGGTCTTGTAGATTTTGAGGTATTCCTTCCGCCTCTCCCGTTCGATCTGGTAGAATGTCACGACCTCACATCGGATCGACTTGAGGAAATACGGCAGCTCGCCGGCCGTGATTACGCCTGTCTGCGGATCATGAATGTAGTACAAGCTGGTGCATCCGCCCATACCGAGGCAGATGCCAACGCAAGCCGTGGCTCGACTGAATTTCCACATACGTCCGCCCCCGTCCGCGTCGCTGAGCACGCGCGGATCTCCCGCCCAGATTGAAAAGCGTCCGCGCGGGTTCGTCAATAGCATCCTGACCACAATGCAGCTTTTCGTTGTTGTGGACGGGTTTGGCGCAGATTTTCTGTGCGGTCTTGCGCTTCTCGAAAAGCCGCTTGGGTCACGGTCGTGCGGCATGGACGAAGCAGTGTGAGCAATGAGTGGAGCCGATTGCAAGTATGTCGGCACACGCCTATCGATGGAACATATCGATCGAGTGATTTGGACGAAGATTTTGCCTGGGCCTGTGGACAGCCGAGCCGAGAGATCGGCCTTTGATACATGGAAAGAGAAGGCTCGGGAGCTTGCGCGCCGACAAGAGCCAATCGCGAATGGATCGTGGTCGAGTAGCTCAGCCATTCGGCTTTCGCCCTCACAGATCCGGGCATGCGGCTTTCCCGCACCCGGCTCTTCCCGAGAGTAACCCGCGTCATATCCGCGCCTGCGCCCAAGTGCGAGTGATGCGTGGAACGGGCAGACGGAAGCGAGCCGTCAGGGTTTCGAACTCCGACCAACCCATGCGCCGACTTTTCTGACTGCGCCGTCTCAGACAGCGCAGCCAGGTCCGACGCACTTCCCGGTAGAAGCCGTTGAGCGCTGGGTAGTTGTGCGGTCTGCCATAGTAGCCGTAGTGTCCACGCAGAACGGCGGTGAGCCATTCGTGTTGCATGGCCAGTGGCGCGTGCATGAACCGCCAGACCTCCTGGCGCAACGCCGTCAGCTTACGCGTCAGGCGCTTCCCTTCCGTCTTGTGCTTCACGATGAACCGGCCATCCCGGGTCCGCCCACAGTAGTGGGTGAAGCCGAGGAAGGCGAAGGTCTCGGGCCGCCGCTCGCCGCGCCGCTGACACGAGAGGGCCGCGAACCGGCCAAACTCGATCAGCCGCGTCTTGTCCTCATGAAGCGTCAGGCCGAAGCCGGCCAGTCGCGCTTTGAGGGCCAAGAGCATCTCGTCTGCCTCCGCCTTCTTCTCAAAGCCCATGACGAAGTCATCGGCGTAGCGCACGATCACAATGCGACCGCGTGCATGGCGACGACGCCATCGGTGGACCCAGAGATCGAGGATGTAGTGCAGGAAGATGTTGGCGAGGAGCGGGCTGATGCCCGCCCCTTGCGGAGTGCCTCTGTCCGTCTCTTGCAACTCGCCGCTCTCAAGAACGCCGGCTCGCATCCACAGCCCGATGAGCCGCAGAATGCGAGGATCGGCGATCCTGTGCGCCAGCATCCGCAACAGCCACTCGTGGTCGACCGAGTCGAAGAAGCTGCGTATGTCGGCATCGAGCACCCAGTTCACGCGCTGACTCATGATCGCTGTATGCAAAGCATCAAGCGCCATGTGCGGATTACGCCCCGGCCGGAAGCCGTAGGAGAACCCGAGGAAGTCGGCCTCGTAGACGGCGCTCAACACCTCGGCCACCGCGCTTTGGACGATCTTGTCCTCTAGCGCCGGCACACCGAGAGGTCGCTTACCGCCATCGGCTTTGGGAATGTAGACCCGCCGCACCGGCTGTGGCCGGTAGCGACCAGTGTGGATCCGTGCGCAGAGGTCGCGGAGGTTATCCGTCAGCTCCTCTTCGTACTTCGCCACTGTCACCCCATCGACCCCCGCGCTGGCCTGCCGCTTTTGTCGTCGGAACGCCCGAAGAAGAGCGTCTTCGTCGACATGGTGCAGCAGGGCCGTGAACCGGGTTTGGGCGGCCTGGCTGGCCGCCGCGTTCACCCGCTTGAGGTTCGGCGGCAAGGCGACCCGGCTCTGTGTCCGGACCCTGGCCTTCTCGCGCAGGCTCCCCCCGGGCTGGTCCCTTCCCTCCATGCGTCTCGTTACCTTCGACGACTTCACAGGTAGTATGGACCAGTCCGACTCCCGACCTCAGCTCGGACCGCGGCTCTGGCAGTGCCTTGCCGCTGTCCCCCACTGGAGACCAATCCAGCGGACCCGGTCGGGCCTCTCATGTTCCGATGATTGCCTTCCATGCGTGATCCGGCCATCGACCCCGACGGAGCGGCATCGTCTCGCATAACGACGATGCTCGTGTTGCCTTCGTGACTAGGGAACACACTCGGCCTCCGCGAACATCCACCTTTCGAGGCTCATTCCCGCATCCCGCATGACTCCTGTCTACACTTCAGACCCCGCGTTGCCGCGACGCCCGCAAGACTCGGTCCCGGCTCGCCTGCTGCGGCTTTGGCCGGATGGGACTTGCACCCACAAGCACTCATCAGCTTGGCATGACGTACTCCCCGGGGCGTGGTGTAGCTGGTGTGTCACCTGCTTCACCGGAAGGAGCCGGGTCGGTCAGCTGGCGATAGCCGGAAGGCTGACGGTTGGGTCATCGCTCAAAGGTGCGATGGTTTCCAGCGTCATGTAGTGGGCCCGCTGTACCGCCCATTCATCGTTCTGCTCGAGCAGGATCGCGCCGATGAGGCGGACGATGGCATCCTCGTTGGGGAAGATGCCGACCACCTCAGTGCGCCGCTTGATCTCGCCGTTGAGACGCTCGATCGGATTGGTCGAGTGCAGCTTGGTGCGATGCTGCGGCGGGAACGTCATGTAGGCCAGCACATCGGTCTCGGCCTCGTCGAGGAAGCCGGCAAGCTTGGGTAGCTTGAGGCGGATCTGGTCGGCGACCTTGCGCCACTGCGTCTTCGCAGCTTCGGCATCGTCCTCGCGAATGCCAGTCGAGATGAACCGGAAGGCTGATCGACATCGACGCGCTGTTTCGGAATGCTCCGGGAAGCGTGCATAGGGCCTATCGAAATCTTACAGAAAAGCGGATCGAAGAGGCACGAGACACTTCTCCGATTCGATTGGACACGGCCGCGTCTACTGGTCGTTGTCCGACGAGACACCTGAACTGGCGGCCGCAAGGATGGGCGGCCTTATACGAGAAATCGACCGGGTGCTCGCTGAGAGACGATCTCAGTGGCCGATCGCGCCGAGTGATTGGCACCTCGAGCAGCTTGGATGCTGGTTCATTCCGCGGCAGGGCGTGAGCGCCTTGCGTCCGGCCC is drawn from Bradyrhizobium diazoefficiens and contains these coding sequences:
- the ltrA gene encoding group II intron reverse transcriptase/maturase — encoded protein: MKSSKVTRRMEGRDQPGGSLREKARVRTQSRVALPPNLKRVNAAASQAAQTRFTALLHHVDEDALLRAFRRQKRQASAGVDGVTVAKYEEELTDNLRDLCARIHTGRYRPQPVRRVYIPKADGGKRPLGVPALEDKIVQSAVAEVLSAVYEADFLGFSYGFRPGRNPHMALDALHTAIMSQRVNWVLDADIRSFFDSVDHEWLLRMLAHRIADPRILRLIGLWMRAGVLESGELQETDRGTPQGAGISPLLANIFLHYILDLWVHRWRRRHARGRIVIVRYADDFVMGFEKKAEADEMLLALKARLAGFGLTLHEDKTRLIEFGRFAALSCQRRGERRPETFAFLGFTHYCGRTRDGRFIVKHKTEGKRLTRKLTALRQEVWRFMHAPLAMQHEWLTAVLRGHYGYYGRPHNYPALNGFYREVRRTWLRCLRRRSQKSRRMGWSEFETLTARFRLPVPRITRTWAQARI